Proteins encoded in a region of the Anopheles aquasalis chromosome 2, idAnoAquaMG_Q_19, whole genome shotgun sequence genome:
- the LOC126569111 gene encoding syntenin-1-like, producing MSLYPSLEDMQVDKMLQSQNRVVAAAAAAQQQQQQQLYHPSAPTSKVPPAYSLYPSFETIEGAGASAPEKASVHNALAPTAMYPDLYEYMGLELSKAMIEANLPQFLHAQQSPNAQALAIPQVSTVATVSNANMVAPVTGGFVGLQRGQVTNGIRELILCKGADKKVGLRAHAVNKGVFVCVVVKDSPAAMAGLRFGDQILQINGTLVAGFSDDDVHKLLKKSDKNNISIVVRDRPFERAITLHKDSSGGFGFQFNNGKITAIVKDSSAARNGLLIDQQLLEVNGQNVIGLKDKEITKIISASERTITLTIVPFIIYEVMMKKLPMSWLRGKMDHSVPDF from the exons ATGTCGCTGTATCCGTCGCTCGAAGATATGCAGGTGGACAAGATGCTGCAATCGCAGAACAGagttgtagcagcagcggccgccgcacagcaacagcaacagcagcaactctaCCATCCATCAGCGCCGACATCCAAGGTGCCCCCGGCGTACAGCTTGTACCCGAGCTTCGAGACCATCGAAGGCGCTGGTGCCAGCGCTCCGGAAAAGGCCTCCGTTCATAATGCGCTCGCGCCTACAGCCATGTATCCCGATTTGTACGAATACATGGGGCTGGAGTTATCGAAGGCCATGATCGAGGCGAACCTTCCACAGTTCCTGCACGCCCAACAGTCGCCCAACGCGCAAGCCCTTGCCATCCCGCAGGTATCGACAGTGGCGACGGTGAGCAATGCAAACATGGTTGCACCCGTCACCGGTGGCTTCGTGGGGCTTCAGCGTGGTCAAGTGACGAACGGTATCCGTGAG CTTATTCTGTGCAAGGGTGCGGACAAGAAAGTGGGACTACGGGCGCATGCCGTTAACAAGGGTGTGTTCGTTTGCGTGGTGGTGAAAGACAGCCCGGCAGCGATGGCTGGTCTGCGGTTCGGTGATCAGATTCTGCAAATCAACGGTACCCTGGTGGCCGGTTTCTCCGATGACGACGTGCACAAGCTGCTGAAGAAGAGcgacaaaaacaacatttcgATTGTAGTGCGCGATCG CCCGTTCGAGCGTGCGATCACACTGCACAAGGATTCTTCGGGCGGTTTTGGCTTCCAGTTCAATAACGGTAAGATCACGGCCATCGTGAAAGATTCGTCGGCAGCTCGGAACGGGCTGCTgatcgatcagcagctgctggaagtGAACGGTCAGAATGTTATCGGACTGAAGGACAAAGAGATCACCAAGATCATCAGTGCGTCCGAGCGAACCATCACGCTCACGATCGTTCCGTTCATTATCTACgaagtgatgatgaagaagctgCCCATGTCCTGGCTGAGGGGCAAGATGGATCACTCAGTGCCGGATTTTTAA
- the LOC126569112 gene encoding RNA-binding protein with serine-rich domain 1-A, with amino-acid sequence MARSKNRSESEESEKVDKKPRGRDKDRKKRSSSSSDSSGSSSDSSSSRSSSGSRSSSSSSSSSSSSSSSSSSSEAERSRTKRKTNTKSRSRSKSPAPAQWNKESSVNKDAGAKAVRAKSKEKDRRSSEPRDNDKENSSRPPARAGSVEKSNKDSRSRRSRSDSSKRKRKERSVTPRPVRIHIGRLTRNVTRDHVMEIFSTYGEVRNVEFPMDRFQPFGRGFCYVEYADADGAENAMKHMDGGQVDGQEITASPVLLPKARPPPRRPSPIMRNNRPMQQRWRSPMRYRRRPSIRRSPRRRRSRSPIRRRRQSNSSDSSR; translated from the exons AT GGCGCGTTCCAAGAACCGCTCCGAATCCGAGGAGTCCGAGAAGGTGGACAAGAAGCCGCGCGGCCGCGACAAGGATCGGAAAAAGcgcagctcgagcagcagcgacagcagcggcag ctCTTCCGATAGTAGCTCATCGCGTAGCTCGTCGGGATCGCgttccagctcgagcagcagcagcagctcgtcatccagttcatcgtcgtcgtccagcagCGAGGCGGAGCGGTCGCGTACCAAGCGCAAGACCAACACGAAGTCGCGATCCCGCAGCAAGAGCCCGGCACCGGCCCAGTGGAACAAGGAATCGTCGGTTAACAAGGATGCGGGCGCGAAAGCGGTCCGTGCTAAATCGAAGGAGAAGGATCGCCGGAGCTCGGAACCACGGGACAATGATAAGGAGAACAGTAGCCGCCCACCGGCCCGCGCTGGTTCGGTAGAAAAATCGAACAAAGATTCACGCAGCCGCCGCTCCCGGTCGGATTCGTCGAAGCGTAAACGTAAGGAGCGCTCTGTTACGCCCCGTCCGGTTCGGATTCACATTGGGCGGCTTACGCGCAACGTTACGCGTGACCATGTGATGGAAATATTCAGCACTTACGGCGAGGTACGTAACGTGGAGTTTCCGATGGATCGTTTTCAGCCGTTTGGGCGCGGGTTTTGCTATGTCGAGTACGCGGATGCGGATGGGGCTGAGAATGCGATGAAGCACATGGACGGTGGTCAGGTCGATGGGCAGGAGATAACGGCTTCACCGGTGCTGTTGCCGAAAGCACGGCCACCACCCCGCCGGCCTTCACCGATCATGCGTAACAACCGCCCAATGCAGCAGCGCTGGCGTTCGCCGATGcgctaccgtcgtcgtccctcGATCAGGCGTAGCCCGCGTCGCAGGCGTTCACGCAGTCCCATCCGACGACGCCGCCAGAGCAACAGCTCCGATAGTTCacgctag